In the genome of Thunnus albacares chromosome 8, fThuAlb1.1, whole genome shotgun sequence, the window ACCCCAACACGCTTTCACgctttttacttttctttttttttttttggccatacTCTCCACTGGTCAGTTACTGGTTTCTTTCCATCCTCAGCAGCCAACCTTTGAGAGTGAGAGACATTTGTATGCAATGCTgggactttttattttgtaatgtgaTTCCCTTGTACCAAAAAAAGGACACGTGAAAAACCAGTGGCACAAAACTACCACGTAACACCAcctcaacacacatacacacaccctgcAAACTCTTAATTCCCGCACTTGAATCAGCACTCTGTATTTACCACCTTGGAGAAAAGTTCCCATTGATGCCAGTGAACGAAGGACCATTGTGTACAGCTGCACTCTTTCGCCTTGAAGAAAGGGTTCTCGTTTTGGACGCGGAGACCAGCTTAACCCCCTTCTGAGACGGTGAAAAGTCAGCGGGTTTAAAAATAGAGGACGTTACGGTTtatgttttgatatttgttttgttttaaatctggTTAGAGGAGGGGAAAGCAGTAAATTGCTGCTCGAGGAACAACCTGTAGACTTTAAACTGTTTTACGCTTGTATCTTGTTTCTGCTGACATTAGGGGGCTGGGCCCTCAACAGCCAGAAACTATTTGATTTGACAGAGTACCCATTGCTATGGACCTGGAAAGATCTTTTCACCGGTTCTTTTGCTCAGTTGTATTACTCAAATGTAGACCTTCAGGAGAGGTCGACTAGGAGTGACTGAAAAATTGACTAAAACTTAAGTGGACTTCTGGCAGTGCCATCATTCCTGCAATTACCTGTCTGGCCAAGTCCTCCCTTCTCGCGACTGACCCTAGCACATGCCAGTAGGTGGGAACCAAGCATTCCTGTGCCTCTCATTCGCTAGCCATGAAGGAAGGAGGTGGGTCAGAGTCAATGGGCACATCCTGGCTCTTTGTTGTAGAGGTCAGGCTGATAAGACCTTAAATCCTCTATTGCCAAGCagttttattaactttttttaaacaatattttgatttgaatTTAACATTGTcatattcagtttgttgttgtactATTCCTATGGCTATTATTACTCCTCATATCATTGCAGTGATTGGTCCTCAGTTCTGTTCTCATTGCTGGCAGTTGTTTCCTTCATTTCTGCCGACTTTTactcgtgttttttttttttttatatataattttggAGGCAGGTGACACATGCTGCTTCACACCTGTACAGTTCCTCCATTGTAGTCTTCCCTCGACTGGCCTCTCACCTCAGCAAGGAGCTGCGGtgcagttatttttattgttcatttcaaagaggaagacaaacaaaacgTGGACCTTTATATTCTTTTAACAGTAATAAGCCGTATGTTTTTAGACAACCCTGTATGCCTCTCTGTCCCCCGTTAAGTTTGATTCTATAGCCTCAACACTTGTACATCTCCTTTCTCCacctctttccttccctccttcctccctttGTCACTTTATTGCTCTCTCCAGACCTTTTTAGATGGGCGGAGAGAAAACTGGGGGAAGTGAGGGGAGGGTAATGAATCAAAGAGAGCTGGTAGGATATAATACTGGTTGTGTCTTTGTGCAAGACTTGGTTGTGTTGTAAATAATTACTGTAGAGTCAGTAGACTCATTATATTATTGATAAGGAAAAATGTCATTGAACATAAGTTGACTTTTAAGATGCCCATTACTGAAggtaaaacacataaaatggaaaaaacaataataaatatggctattaatgtttttgtgttataCTTCTTGTTTTGCTGTTCCAGTATGCGAGAGGAATTTATATGAATAATTTAAgtttgtatctgtatctttcagtatgcaaataaaaatagGTGTTGAATTAAAGTGATTTTATTGCTGGCAATGTGAAAAATGGGTTTTCCTTAAGCAGAAATGCAAAACACTGCAACAGCATTCCAGCCCAACATTAACAGCTGCTTATGAAAGAAAAGTTTGCACCACCTCGTTATATGGTGGTGCTGAATGAGACCGCTGATGATcttgaaaaaacatttattgatttcacCTTTTTACAACAGAATATTTTGCTTCAACAGCATGACGAAAccttttaaagaggaaaaaaaaaatcacatccttttcatataaatgagaaaatgaatcATACAAGATGACAAATGTCATCTGAGGCACAACCAATGGTCCTTAATTCATGATGAAAGCTGTATCCttaattttagtattttatcatttcaatcGATTTTTAATACTGATCCCTTCTTTGTAAAGGAGAGAAACTTTGGTCTGTTTGCTGAACTTATTatgaattttgttgttttatagtATTTATGTCCAGTATGCAATTATCTGGTTCTCTGAACTGCTCAGTAGTTAATTAGTCTTTCTTTCAGTCAGTTTTAAGACTAGCATTAGACTCATCAATTCAGTGATAGTTCTCAAGAATTAATTCTTGTTTTTGTCGACTGCCGCCGGTCCTCAGAGTTGCAGTCCGTCCACAGCGACCGTGTCCATGGCGAGGCCGTTCTCCAAAGCTGTGTGATAGATCTCCAAGGCCTGCTCCAGAGGCAGCGCTCCTCCCTCGCTGGTCTCGATGATGGCTATGGTCTCACCAAACTCATTACACATGATAGTGGGGGTGCCCTGCGCCTATGAGGAGGAAACAGAATTCagatttagtttagttttaacTATCAACTCAGAATGTGTGCACAGACAAATTTCTAGGCTGATTAAACTTTATCcagacttattttttttttcaactattAAAAGTCAAAAGTCCACCGTATATTAATGGTTTACTTGACAGGACTAAGCTTAGTTCCTACGCAAACCAGCTCATGTCATTTTCATGTAATCAGTACTTTCAAATGGTAATATGATTTTTAGCGATGAGGTGATTTGGGAATCCATTCTGACCTGCTGAAGATCTGAGGCTTGGATCTGGATGAGCTGAGGCTGCCCGTTAGCTAGTTCCACAGCCGAGGCGTCAACTACTGCCACAGCAGAGCTGGTCTCCATGGCAGCTTGGGCAGCAGCCTCTCCATCCAGCCTCTGCTGCCTGGCGTGGGTCTTTTTGTGGTTCCTCAGGTTGGAGAAGGTCTTGAAGGCTTTACCACACTGAGGACATACGTGCGGCCGTTCGCCTGTGTGTGTTCGACGGTGCTCGGCCAGGTGCATACTCTGAATGAAACCCTTTCCGCACACTTCACAGCGGAATGGACGTTCACCCGAGTGCGTGCGCAGGTGCTCCCGCAGGTGTGTGTTCTGACGAAAGCGCTTGCCGCACACTTGGCAGGGAAATGGGCGCTCACCAGTGTGAACCCGCTGGTGAAGTGCGACTCCAGAGGAAGACACAAACAGTTTGCCGCAGACGGGGCACTGGTGGGCTTTGGGCCGCTTCCCTGAGGTGCAGCGCGGCCGCCCAGGGCCCAAGGCGAAGTGGCTCAGTCTGTGAAGTCGCAAGTTGGCAGAAGAATTGAGCTTCTTCCCACAAATGTTGCAGTCTAGGCCCCCTCGCACCAGATTTGTTGAATCTTCTGGCTCCGTCTCTAGTGTGGTTGAAGTGGAGGGCTCTGAGGTGAGCTCTTTGCTCAACTGTCCCTGCATGTGGGTGTCCTTACTCACTTCTGTCCCTGCACCAGCTTGTACCAGGGTGGGGTGCAGCTCCAGACAGTGGCTGTCTCGTTGCCTCCTGGTCAGGAAGCCAGCCTCACAGTGGGGACATGGGAAAGGGGCCGGAGCTCCTGGGTGTTGGGTGTAGCGATGTGCTGCTAGCTTGGTGGGCCAGCGGAAGGTGGCAGGGCAGTCCGGGCAGCACAGGGTTGCAGCATTGGAGTGCAGCAGGCTGTGCTGACGGAGGTTGGAGGACTGGGAGAAGGAGCGGTGGCAAACATCACAGCGGTACGGGCGCACGCCAGAGTGAATGAGGTTGTGCCGCATTAGATTGGCTAGAGATGAAAAGGTTTTTCCGCAGTCAGAACATTGGAATGGGCGCTCGCCGGTATGTGTACGGATATGGTTGCGCACATGGATCTGCTTCTTAAAAGACTTGCCACAGATGGCACAAATAAAGCTGCGCTCTGTGACATGTGACTTGCGTCGATGGTGAACTAGCTGCAGCTGCGAGGGAAACGTCTTAGAGCATGTACGACAAGAGAAAGGTCCTTTATCTGATGATGCAGCTGGAGCAGCTTCTACTGAGCCAGAGGAGCTGGACGTGACTTCTACACCAGTGTCATTCAAGGGAGCAGATTTCGTAGCTAAGCCACATTTGGTAGCACCATCAACCTTTGCGGTGTCATTACTGCCTTCAAGTGACGCAGACACCTCCACGTCCATGTCCTCCCCTTGCTTCTCCACTTCACTTCCTTCCACTTTGCTCTGGGAACTGTGTGTTGAATCTTCTCCCAatttttccatctcttcctctgtgagAGGGGCCAGCAGGTTTATCTTTGACTTGTCAGTGTGAGAATTCTtcttctctctcgctctctgaaGGATGGcaagagcagagagagatgcTCTTCTTGGGGCTGAGACCTAGAGAAGACAACAGGTATATGTCAGAcattaatatacatatatactaaCAATTAGGAGGGGGTATGATTATTTTACTACCATGGAGACAGGGGCGGGTGTGCCAGGGGTATCCTGGTTGAGGTGGGTTCGACGGTGGTAGAGGTACTTGGTCATGTTGGTAAAGGTTTTGTTGCAGAACTGACATTTGTGAAGAGGGTCTGCAGTGTGGGACTTCCTGCAAGACACAAGGATGGAAAAATTAAATGGACAAGAAAAGAATCAAAAGCTTCATCATCAGCTTTTCGCTGTTATCTAGGCCGCTGTGATGTCCTCGAGCCTTTTACCTGTGCATGATGAGAGTCATCTCAGTGGTGAAACCGTGACCACAGTCCACACACAGGTACCTGGCTACGCCCGAGTGAGTGCGCATGTGCGTCTGCAGTGATGTTGCCTTCTTGAAGACCTTGCCGCACTCTGGGCATTCGTGCGTGCCCTGTTCATGCACACGCTTGTGAGCAGTCAACCGGTTGATGGAGGTGAAGGTGCGGTTGCAGAGCTCACACTGTTGGGGCTTGGCCCAGACTGCCGCTCTCTTCTCCGCTACTCTAATCTTAACGTCCTCCACCTTTTCTGCAGTTTCCTCTCTCCCTCGCACCTCTTCAAAGCCAGTCATGACCCCCGCTTCACCACTCTCTTTGTCCTGACCCAGGAAGTGCTCCCCCTGGTGCTGGAGAAAGTCCTCTGGGGTCTGGAAGAGAAGGGAGCATTCTGAGCATTCATAAGGGTGGATGACCACCATCTCTGTTGGCTGCTGCTGGGTGTCATCCTGGACCCTGGGGGCCAACCTTAACTCCAGTCTCTGGACACCGTTCTCCAGGACCCCCAGCTTTGCTGAGGAGCCTCGCCCCACAGCAGGCAACAGAGGGGGCAGCTTGGAGCGGCGCTGAGCAGGAGTGGTGGAGCTGTCCGCCAGGGCCTGAGCTGTGAGAATTTGGAGGTGCATGGTGGCAGAGCCGGGGGTCGGCGTCACTGGAGGCAACAGGGCGGAGCGGGCGGGTGTGGAAGGTTTAGAGGGAGACTGACGTTTcttctgttgttgctgctgctgggccAGTACCTGGAGCAGATACAGAGAATTTTATGACCATGAAACCTCCAACccttcattttattttggaaTAAATGCCTCTATGATGTTGTTTAAATCCAAATACCTGTGCCAAAATCTCCCCAGCCTGCTGTTCACTCAGCACGTAGTTCTGCACATTGTTCAGAGGAACAACGGTGCCATCAGGCTGTAGCACATACTCCTGTTTCaggaacaacacacacaagttaTGAATTTTTTTACAGATCATGAATGCAGTGCGACAAAAAGTAAGTGCCGCCTGATATTTGCTCATTAATTTTAGAATATGCTGACAGTTTAGAACTGCGGTCACTCTTGAGTCATCTCTTTTAGGAGGTTATCAAATGCTTTGAAGACTGGATGTCTGCATTTCGCCTGTGATGCTCATTCAAGGTAATATTTTCTAGAATTACGGTGCAGTCGCAGCATGTTGATCCGTGCTGGCCTGTACAACCCAAATCAGAGAGTCACTGAGATAAATGTTTTACTTTGGTGCTGTCTGAATGCAATCTATAGTGTACAGGACAGATCTGAATGTAATGAATGCAAAGTCAGAAATGGTTCATCGTTTCCATtcttataaaaaatatttaaagtgtCATCCAGAGATTTCTCAGAGTACTTGATTTAGAACTTGTAGGGAAACACTAATCGAAACTAACACTGGTTTTAGACTGTGGGCACAAATATCTTAACTGAATGACTCAGCACATTGGAAAATATAAGAATATTACTGCTATTCCTCTCTATACATGTCTCACTGTAAATCTTACTCCTCTACAATGAGATTCGACCTGGTATTATTAAGTGCCAGTTTGtgtgtcaaaatgtgtttttcacacCTCATACTGCAGACCAACTCTGCTTTGATTGTCtaggacaaaaaataaataatgtaatacaCTTGATAATTTAGATGTAGTACTAGGATGTGAATAAGTCTGCAGAATATAGCCTACATCACTAACTACTGTAGCTCAATATGCatggtttgtttttcagttacCGTGCAATAACATGTTATTGGTGCAACTGAACTAAGTTCATGTAGCAATTTATCTtgacagataaaataatttggACTGTGTTATGAAGCCAAGATATGTCCACCACCAAATGATCCATTGGTGTGGCACCAACAATTTACTGAGGAACTGCATCAGTCAGTTTATTAAATTATCAAATATTGAGACAATGACAGAAAGGCTGCCTTTGTATTAACACAGTAAAAGGGAAATTAATTCTACCTCCCAGATTCgagcaaaaatgttttaaagttgcATCTGAATCAGTTTCTCATGAACGTTTCCGCCTGATGTTTGATCTCTTACCGTGGTCTCGGTGTTACTGTGTGTACTGCTCCTGCTGTGGGTCCGCCGGTGCTCCAGCCAGGTTTCAGGTGAGTCAAACAGTGCCAGACAGTCAAGACACTGGTACTGGACCGGTCCAGACAACTGAGCATCGGACCCGGCTTCCTCTGTCTCCAGAACTTCACACAGCTCTGAGGAACAACCATACACACAGTTAGAGTTGTCTCTTTGTTTTACTAATagccatgaaaatgaaaaactaaaattGATCAAAGAGTTGAAATTGTAGTTATCTTTACAGAGAATTGTTTGCTTCTTCTGATATGACTGCATTATTacaatgcaaaaatacattttcttatcAAACAGCTTAAATTCACTTGCACAGAGTGGCATCATGTTGCATCATACACTGCCAATCTAAGTTAAAGAGGTACTGCACACTAATACGTGTTTTGGGAGATGTACACTAAATCCTATGACTGTATGATGAAACATCAGTGTTGctgttaatattgacattgacaccaaatttataGAAATCAGCATTTCATGGGTTGAAAGTGTCTCAACCTGTCATCTGCTGTTGAAAATCAGCTCTTAACTCTCCGGCTGTCTGTTCATGTagttatcagctggtaaaatcttgttttaattaaaacataaaatcgCAGTGTAACCGGAGCTCCACCATAACAGAACCTGTCCACTGCGGAGCAGCAGCTTAATGTTTTGAAACAAGATTTTCGCTGATAACTGCAagaacagacagctggagagtTAAAGATCCACAGGACGAAATGCAAagaggatttctgttgtttttgtggattCCAGCAGTTTCAGCAGTTTCCTCCCGTGGACAGTCACAGATGGAGAgatttcctccagcaggtcagTGCTACTGTTAGCTCatgaagctaaaactgtcttcatgtgaaaataaaccaaGTTAAACACAGAgaggtttatttaaaaatgacttctaacctgtttaaatgttgttgcactgtttgtcttcctctcatcatcattatcattattattattatcattattattattattattattggccAGGGGATGTGACTGGTGACTGAGCAACTCCTGCCCTCCTGAACCCCCCACCTGCTCCCTCTCAGCCCCTTGCTcagtttttagcattttttaaaattatgaagTGGGTTAGGCTCAGACCTGGGGTGAAGTCACAGTTTAATCAAATTTCAACACACCCCAGTTTCTTAAGTATTCATACTTGCTCAAAAAATCTCTCACCTTGTTGCTCCACCTCCATCCCAGCCTCTCCCATGTGCATCTCCTGGTGCTGCAGCAGTTCCTCTGGGTTTATGAGGAGCGTCCCACACTCCAGACACTGGTACTGCTGGCCCTGCCCCATCTCTGGGACACCCTGGATGGTCATGGcctcctctgcctccccctccccttctcctTCTTGGCCAGTGTGAATCTGCTGATGGACCAGCACATCCTCTAGGGTGTTGAAGAGCTGGTGACACTCACTGCACATGTACTGGTGCTCCACATACACAccttctgcctcctcctgttGCTCAGCCATgcttgtagtgtgtgtgtgtgttgtcttatCTATGTTGCAAGTGTATCATAAAAAGGGCTGTCATTCACTGTGTGTGATGGGTGATCAGGCAGCGAGAGTTAACCACAAATTCACTGCTATGTCCAATGAATGAGGATTTTTCGTCCAGGAggccagaataaaaatacacctgtaataaacaaacagaacaaaacagcaTTAACATAAAGTAACACTGAACTATTTTGGCCAATATCTGCTAAATCAATACATAAATCAACAGTTGTGCAAGCCTTGGCAGCCATGTAAATGattaacatttgatttaaatctttCTGTCGCACAACGCCAACTGAAGcgttatatttttcattattttgtacaaTAAACAGGACCAAGAGGTATTTATACAGACATAATGGAACAAATCCGAATAATAACATCGCAATTTCCAGCCGTTAGCTAACAGATGGCCCTCTGTTATTAGCAGTGCCACAACCACTCAGTAGCAGACaaacttatcaattaatttatCTGCTAACCCTCGACTTCTCTGATTTTGCTCACAAATGTGCTTCATATCTTTGTTTACAGCGTGTGATGGCATACGGAGAGCTGTTGGCGGCGCTCCCTCCGATATTGCAGACCTGTTTTTCGGCACCGCGGTATCCTGACAGCGGCTGCCCGGTTCGCCGGGCGGTCCGTCAGGCGGCGCTACCCACTTTTCCCCGCAGCTCTCCGGCTACGACGGCGGGCCCTTCTTTCCCCTTACCTCTCATTTACTCTCGTTGGACAATCCCTTGTGCGGACATCACGCTTCGCTCACACGCCCGTATGTCCTCCTGTTAGTCCCTCGTTAGTCCCTTGTCATCATCTACGGCATGGAAATCAAAAAAATGCAAGGTGTCCGTGGGAAAATGCATTTCAAAGCGTGTAATGAAACGTTTGCCCGCCGTTCGCCTCCATTCTTGTGATACTAGTCCCCGCCCAATGCGGTAGCTCGCAATGTTTCAGAATCTACGATTGGACGGCCCGACTGTCAATCATAAACGGTACTTTACTGATGGGCATTGTAGTTTTTTGTCGACTGTTAAGAGTATTTCGTACGGAGCCTCTTATGGAgaacaaaaaatgacaatttattatttatgtatgaataaatacataaataaatgtatgcataaataaataaataaatgtaaaaatacagaaatagtCTTTTTCATTACcaaaatgtatacatttatttatgtatttatttatttatgcatgctTATACCATTTTTGTTCTCCATAGCCTCTACAGAcatgggcaaaaaaaaaaaaaaactataagtAAGGGAGATAGTTATATGTTTGCCAGCAGATGGcgttattgtgttttttaaaaaaatatatgtttctgtttttgctctgcCATACTTTTGAACCTTACTGGCCCTCGACAGCCAccatacattttgttttctgcaaGGTAAGGAGTGTTCCCGAGCATTGTACCACTGAAAACGCTTAGTCTAAACCATTAAGATCACTATCTGTGTTATAAACTTATGCAGCACGCTTGTTCCAAGTGTGATTATGTGAAGGACGGAACCATTCCTGTAAATCTAATGTTGAAATGATGTTGTATGCTAATCGCTAGTTGTGTGGTATGGGCGAGCTATCTTAACTGAGCATTGCTAAACAGGGTATAAGTTGTGCTGTGGCTGGCTAATCAGTAATTAGTTCTTGAAAGAGGCACCTgaagtttattttatattatatgtgATTCACGAGTCAATAAGTGCCTTGGAAACTGATTTAGTTTTGTGTTCCACTAGCCAATAAATGAGGGAAGTTTGCTCTTTCTCAACCACCACATGGGGTCCTGTTCCCTGTTCCCTCTGTCCTCCCTGCCCTGGTACACTTCACttaacacaacacagagaccTCACTGGGGCTTGCCGCCTGAAAGATAGGGTTATATCTTTGGTGCCATGCCCCAGATGGTGGTTTACAACAGGGCGAGCAGACTATTTGTCGACTGTATACACCTCCGTCGGTTATATCCTCAAtgttcagggttttttttttgttttttgtattgaATATTGAAGCAAATGGGTGTTATAACTATTTTTAGAGAATTACACTGTGGCAAAAAatctttttgctcttttctttgaAAACTATATTCAATGCAAAGTTGAGTTAATTATGCACATACTGTGGTGCTTGTAGCACTGGagctttttattgtgtttgttgtgtccCTCCCAGCCAACTCATAGCACAACACTGATCTATCGCCTCACATTCTTCCATCACTACATTACCTCAAAAGTCAAAACATGCAGAGCCACTATGAAAACTCCTCGCAGTCCCCCCTGCAGTGAGGCAAACTCTAT includes:
- the znf526 gene encoding zinc finger protein 574, with the protein product MAEQQEEAEGVYVEHQYMCSECHQLFNTLEDVLVHQQIHTGQEGEGEGEAEEAMTIQGVPEMGQGQQYQCLECGTLLINPEELLQHQEMHMGEAGMEVEQQELCEVLETEEAGSDAQLSGPVQYQCLDCLALFDSPETWLEHRRTHSRSSTHSNTETTEYVLQPDGTVVPLNNVQNYVLSEQQAGEILAQVLAQQQQQQKKRQSPSKPSTPARSALLPPVTPTPGSATMHLQILTAQALADSSTTPAQRRSKLPPLLPAVGRGSSAKLGVLENGVQRLELRLAPRVQDDTQQQPTEMVVIHPYECSECSLLFQTPEDFLQHQGEHFLGQDKESGEAGVMTGFEEVRGREETAEKVEDVKIRVAEKRAAVWAKPQQCELCNRTFTSINRLTAHKRVHEQGTHECPECGKVFKKATSLQTHMRTHSGVARYLCVDCGHGFTTEMTLIMHRKSHTADPLHKCQFCNKTFTNMTKYLYHRRTHLNQDTPGTPAPVSMVSAPRRASLSALAILQRAREKKNSHTDKSKINLLAPLTEEEMEKLGEDSTHSSQSKVEGSEVEKQGEDMDVEVSASLEGSNDTAKVDGATKCGLATKSAPLNDTGVEVTSSSSGSVEAAPAASSDKGPFSCRTCSKTFPSQLQLVHHRRKSHVTERSFICAICGKSFKKQIHVRNHIRTHTGERPFQCSDCGKTFSSLANLMRHNLIHSGVRPYRCDVCHRSFSQSSNLRQHSLLHSNAATLCCPDCPATFRWPTKLAAHRYTQHPGAPAPFPCPHCEAGFLTRRQRDSHCLELHPTLVQAGAGTEVSKDTHMQGQLSKELTSEPSTSTTLETEPEDSTNLVRGGLDCNICGKKLNSSANLRLHRLSHFALGPGRPRCTSGKRPKAHQCPVCGKLFVSSSGVALHQRVHTGERPFPCQVCGKRFRQNTHLREHLRTHSGERPFRCEVCGKGFIQSMHLAEHRRTHTGERPHVCPQCGKAFKTFSNLRNHKKTHARQQRLDGEAAAQAAMETSSAVAVVDASAVELANGQPQLIQIQASDLQQAQGTPTIMCNEFGETIAIIETSEGGALPLEQALEIYHTALENGLAMDTVAVDGLQL